The following coding sequences lie in one Xylocopa sonorina isolate GNS202 chromosome 7, iyXylSono1_principal, whole genome shotgun sequence genomic window:
- the Y-f gene encoding yellow-f produces MWYLLLVALFAVAKGQEFKIIHAWNYVEYNFPNDSIRDTLISNGDYVPENNMPLGMHIWDDKVFVTVPRWKPGVASNLNYFSKSDQSQSPKLTPYPDWQTNYINTPDSIISIFRVRSDACNRLWGVDTGIDDILGNGTVVRPATIVVIDLKTDKILRTYPLKESDQTPNSFFAELVVDADPNNCENSYAYISDLSAYGLVVYSWAKNDSWRITHNFFHFDPLNGNYDISGFKFQWTDGIFGMSLSAPRSDGYKTLYFHAMSGITEFSVSTEVLQDETLEKSSDYYAFHVEGTKGPNTQGPTSLIDTDTGIDYFTQVSKNGIACWDTNVGLEPNNFVLVAQDNMTLIFPNDIAIDRPTNMLYVLSDNLPQFMFSNYDPSKCNFFLTAANLDSLTAACKMLNFGKWR; encoded by the exons ATGTGGTACCTACTGTTGGTTGCGTTGTTTGCAGTGGCAAAAGGTCAGGAATTTAAAATAATTCACGCATGGAATTATGTCGAATACAATTTTCCAAATGACAGTATTCGAGATACATTAATATCCAACGGCGATTACGTACCGGAGAACAATATGCCTCTTGGTATGCACATTTGGGATGATAAAGTGTTCGTTACTGTGCCCCGATGGAAACCCGGCGTCGCCTCCAATTTGAATTATTTCTCAAAAAGTGACCAATCGC AATCACCGAAGTTAACTCCGTATCCAGATTGGCAGACGAATTATATTAATACACCAGACAGTATTATAAGTATTTTCCGTGTCAGATCTGACGCTTGCAATCGATTGTGGGGTGTCGATACAGGCATCGACGATATTTTGGGCAATGGCACAGTTGTACGACCCGCAACAATTGTCGTGATCGACTTAAAAACAGACAAG ATATTGAGAACTTATCCGTTAAAAGAATCGGACCAAACACCGAATTCTTTCTTTGCCGAATTAGTAGTCGACGCTGATCCGAATAATTGTGAAAATTCATACGCTTACATTTCCGATTTATCTGCATACGGTTTGGTAGTTTATAGTTGGGCGAAAAACGATTCCTGGCGAATTACGCACAATTTCTTCCACTTTGATCCTCTAAACG gaaattacgacaTCAGCGGATTCAAATTTCAATGGACAGATGGGATATTTGGAATGTCTTTGTCCGCGCCACGAAGCGATGGCTACAAAACCTTGTATTTCCATGCGATGTCTGGTATAACTGAGTTTTCAGTGTCTACGGAAGTTTTACAGGACGAAACGTTAGAGAAATCCAGTGATTATTACGCTTTCCACGTCGAGGGTACGAAAGGTCCGAATACTCAGGGACCCACTTCTTTGATCGACACGGACACTGGTATCGATTACTTCACTCAAGTGAGCAAAAATGGCATCGCTTGTTGGGACACCAATGTTGGATTAGAGCCAAACAACTTCG TTCTCGTGGCGCAGGACAATATGACGTTGATCTTCCCCAACGATATAGCCATCGATCGACCCACCAACATGTTATACGTCCTTTCTGACAATCTGCCACAATTTATGTTTTCTAATTACGATCCGAGCAAGTGTAATTTCTTCCTGACAGCGGCCAATCTCGATTCGTTAACGGCTGCTTGCAAGATGCTGAATTTCGGCAAATGGAGATAA
- the LOC143425501 gene encoding uncharacterized protein LOC143425501: MGLPDLETIPETGAVFTVGRSRFADNVASHFFIRKDPVVSITCGDEHSAVICQSGRLFVFGSNDWGQLGLGHKNHIGKPSCVKALKPEKVTYVACGRAHTLICTDAQKIFACGSDQEGQLGRGTSAIGDSSSTPVLVYDSGTTGSEIVQIAAGSHHSLALTNSGGVLAWGSNLEGQLGLPDVSGLMNKPTMVHIPEPVKKISAGYYHSTFLTENGLVYVCGETESGKLGIDVNFSTQTAPKQMQLPCPAIDVACGGHHTVILAENGNLYCTGNNSNGQLGLGTNFAELHAPKLLPRGAIQNERVTRISCGESHTAIVTDSGKLYTCGDGRHGKLGLEENENNVHELTFVARYTELFVLDVACGGCHTILVGRRRETTSTQKDMDNSQMEHIQKRNSLPPLKLPVNRLQSETHDEKVNEIMKEQLNPGKDDTSRTNPQSTIETTSEESKDATNSVDNVLKDDKDSMNNIQKTVTTEENTEESTKDSAEDVPSTTTKETTTAEESQESIVQDETRKRTNDNEKLEMKRDTENNIEEKKNSESMNGEHNDNENNNETTENDTQNNEKTTEKMSNEDNNAKDKDTTDHTEAGSEDVKSEPMAEPTKSNNGEGLEGKTSPERQMSPTNSTPPPKPPRLKPGSGNSSTERPSSMEKENEDGNETKMENTAEKESERTEENESEKKDVSGSRKSSTKSGSSKSRRSKINMEEMIEIDKQTDKEKIAEEEKMNNDNTHDDADVVQSPPPRTGKMSKIFRSSRDKKAEAMENGTKATGITNHKPKSKTCTLL, encoded by the exons ATGGGCTTGCCGGACCTAGAGACGATACCTG AAACGGGTGCCGTGTTCACGGTTGGACGCAGCAGATTTGCAGACAACGTTGCATCCCACTTTTTCATACGCAAGGATCCGGTGGTCTCTATTACTTGCGGGGATGAACATTCCGCTGTCATTTGTC AAAGTGGCAGACTCTTCGTTTTTGGGAGCAACGATTGGGGTCAACTCGGTCTCGGGCACAAGAATCATATCGGTAAACCATCTTGTGTGAAAG CTCTAAAGCCGGAAAAGGTCACATACGTCGCATGTGGACGAGCTCACACGCTAATTTGCACAG ATGCACAGAAAATTTTCGCCTGTGGCAGTGACCAGGAAGGCCAACTGGGTCGTGGGACGTCTGCAATCGGTGATTCCTCGAGTACACCCGTATTGGTGTACGATTCGGGAACGACCGGATCAGAGATTGTCCAAATTGCTGCTGGTTCCCATCATTCGCTCGCTCTTACCAATAGCGGTGGTGTCCTCGCATGGGGCAGCAACCTTGAAGGACAATTGGGACTTCCAGATGTATCTGGTCTGATGAACAAACCAACCATGGTGCACATCCCAGAACCTGTAAAAAAAATTTCCGCTGGTTATTACCATTCTACATTCTTGACAG aaaATGGTCTCGTATACGTTTGCGGCGAGACGGAAAGCGGAAAACTAGGGATCGACGTCAACTTCTCCACTCAAACTGCACCTAAACAGATGCAATTACCGTGTCCAGCAATAGACGTAGCTTGCGGTGGCCATCATACCGTCATTTTAGCAG AAAATGGAAATTTGTATTGCACGGGAAACAATTCGAACGGTCAGCTTGGTTTGGGGACAAACTTCGCAGAACTTCATGCACCGAAACTTCTTCCACGTGGCGCGATACAAAATGAAAGGGTCACTCGAATTTCTTGCGGTGAAAGTCACACTGCCATTGTGACGG ATTCTGGAAAGCTTTACACATGTGGTGATGGTAGGCACGGAAAATTAGGCTTGGAAGAAAACGAGAACAACGTCCATGAATTAACATTCGTTGCAAGATACACGGAACTCTTTGTTTTGGat GTTGCCTGCGGTGGCTGTCACACAATTTTAGTTGGTCGAAGACGTGAAACAACCAGTACGCAAAAAGATATGGATAATTCTCAaatg GAGCACATTCAGAAAAGAAATTCCCTACCGCCACTGAAACTTCCAGTAAACAGACTTCAAAGTGAAACTCACGATGAAAAAGTGAATGAAATAATGAAAGAACAATTAAATCCTGGAAAAGACGATACATCGAGAACGAATCCACAATCGACAATTGAAACAACGTCAGAGGAATCTAAAGATGCAACAAATAGCGTAGATAACGTTCTAAAAGATGACAAAGATTCCATGAACAATATACAAAAAACCGTTACTACTGAAGAAAATACTGAAGAGTCTACGAAAGACTCAGCAGAAGATGTACCATCCACAACGACGAAGGAAACGACAACGGCAGAAGAATCTCAAGAATCGATAGTACAAGACGAAACTCGAAAACGAACGAATGACAATGAAAAATTGGAAATGAAACGAGATACGGAGAATAatattgaagaaaaaaagaactcgGAATCGATGAACGGCGAACACAATGACAACGAGAACAATAACGAAACGACTGAAAACGATACGCAAAATAATGAAAAGACAACTGAAAAAATGAGTAACGAAGATAATAATGCGAAGGACAAAGACACAACAGACCACACGGAAGCTGGCAGTGAAGATGTTAAATCGGAACCGATGGCAGAGCCAACGAAATCGAATAATGGCGAAGGTCTTGAAGGAAAAACGAGTCCTGAAAGACAGATGTCTCCAACGAACTCCACGCCACCGCCCAAACCACCGAGACTTAAACCTGGGAGTGGTAATTCTTCTACGGAGAGACCATCGTCCATGGAAAAGGAGAACGAAGACGGCAATGAAACAAAAATGGAAAATACCGCGGAGAAGGAATCAGAAAGAACCGAAGAAAACGAATCAGAAAAGAAGGATGTATCAGGGTCCAGGAAATCGTCGACGAAAAGCGGAAGTTCAAAATCGAGGAGGTCAAAAATCAACATGGAGGAGATGATAGAAATAGATAAGCAGACCGACAAAGAAAAAATTGCCGAGGAGGAGAAGATGAACAATGATAATACTCATGATGACGCTGACGTTGTACAGTCGCCACCGCCAAGAACTG GTAAAATGTCGAAAATATTTAGAAGCAGTAGAGACAAGAAAGCAGAAGCAATGGAGAACGGTACCAAGGCAACTGGTATTACGAATCACAAACCTAAA TCGAAAACGTGCACTCTTCTGTGA
- the LOC143425510 gene encoding uncharacterized protein LOC143425510: MRRCLLLILCAAGISAMVVQPFNISSNSEAANRPRIGRRNGPIKRYACPVGFFRLKRYCYYLSGGMAPWREAYFHCKDRNATLAVLDRNGKDRMLRKYLSSDQFTKLERWIGGIFNWQQMDWEWGVTSQKMVFQNFGLPQSNHSKQQYEWHCVTIDPKLKYRWSPRSCIQRKHYVCEALAGRIGRRRKKTADPLAPQNQRLKPRKKGKKYEQGLRKPNKQNKQRGMWRKNFAQQNADYWAHGVISGSRPPTKAMYPKTRMRHHSNRTQPNSLRVAQTVPREQEYSAFLGDGPSNGPQSLTDVNQVFPQIKINDLVNEEVLIRP; this comes from the exons ATGCGGAGGTGTCTGCTTCTCATTCTTTGTGCCGCAG GCATATCTGCCATGGTGGTACAGCCGTTCAATATTAGTAGCAATTCAGAAGCCGCCAACAGGCCTAGAATCGGCCGACGAAATGGACCCATTAAGAGATACGCGTGCCCCGTAGGGTTCTTCCGATTGAAAAGATATTGCTACTATTTAAGCGGAGGCATGGCACCCTGGAGAGAAGCCTATTTTCATTGCAAGGACAGAAACGCTACTCTAGCAGTTCTCGATAGAAACGGGAAAGATCGAATGCTGAGGAAGTATTTGTCGAGCGACCAATTTA CGAAATTAGAAAGATGGATCGGCGGTATATTCAACTGGCAGCAAATGGATTGGGAATGGGGTGTAACTAGTCAGAAAATGGTTTTCCAAAATTTCGGCCTACCTCAATCTAACCACTCGAAGCAACAGTACGAGTGGCATTGCGTCACCATCGATCCGAAGTTAAAATACAGATGGAGTCCACGAAGTTGCATTCAACGAAAGCATTACGTTTGCGAGGCATTAGCCGGACGTATAG GCAGAAGGCGTAAGAAAACAGCAGATCCCCTCGCACCGCAGAACCAAAGATTGAAGCCCCGAAAGAAGGGCAAAAAGTATGAACAAGGGCTGCGCAAACCAAACAAGCAGAACAAACAGAGAGGCATGTGGAGAAAAAATTTTGCGCAGCAGAACGCGGACTACTGGGCGCATGGGGTAATTTCGGGTTCGAGACCACCAACCAA GGCAATGTATCCGAAGACTCGAATGAGACATCACTCGAACAGAACTCAACCGAACAGTCTGCGAGTGGCACAGACCGTGCCACGAGAACAGGAATATAGCGCATTTCTAGGCGATGGACCTAGTAACGGTCCACAAAGTTTAACAGACGTAAATCAAGTATTTCCTCAAATTAAAATCAATGACTTGGTTAACGAAGAAGTGCTGATAAGACCATAA